CGCGCGGCCCTGAAGCTGATCGCGGCGCTTGATCATTTCGGCATCGACCCGGCTGGCATGCGCTGTCTGGACATCGGCGCCTCCACCGGCGGCTTTACCGAGGTGCTGCTGGAGCGGGGCGCATCCCATGTCGTTGCCGTCGATGTGGGTCATGACCAGATGAACGAACGCATCGCCTCCGATGAAAGAGTAACCAATCTCGAAGGCTTGAACGCGCGAAACCTGACGCGAGACGATATCGGCGACGATGACATCCACCTCGTCGTGTCGGATGTCTCGTTCATATCGCTCAAGCTCGCCTTGCCGCCAGCCCTGGAACTCGCAGAGTCGGGCGCGCTGTGTGTGCTGCTCGTCAAACCGCAATTCGAGGCCGGACGTGAAAATATCGGCAAAGGCGGCCTCTTACGCGATCCTTCGTCCGCTCCCGCCATCGCGGAGAACCTCAAGGCATGGCTCGAACAGGACATGGGCTGGAAGGCTCTTGGCCTGATCCCCTCTCCCATTGCCGGTGGCGATGGCAATCACGAATATCTTCTGGCTGGAAAAAAGCCCGCCGCCCCTTCGGAAACGACCGCATCATGAGCACCGAGTCCTACACCATCACCTCACTCACCTCCAAGGGTATGGGCTTGGCCCATGCGGCGGATGGGCCGGTCTATGTGCCTTTTGCGCTGCCGGGCGAAACCGTGGCGGTGGCGCGTGTGGGTAATGAGGGCACGGTCATTTCCTACGGCCCTCCCTCCCCCGATCGCATTCAGCCTGCCTGTCGTCATTTCGGGCCTGAAGGCAAAGGCGGCACCTGTGGCGGCTGTTCGCTGCAGCATCAGGCGAAACCCGCCTACAATGCCTACAAGCGTGATCTGCTGATCAACGCGCTGAAATCAAAGGGCATCGACGCGCCGGTCGGCGACCTGATCGAAGCACAGCCGCACCAGCGCAGGCGGCTGGTGTTCACGGTCCGGCGGCCGGAAAAGGCGCTTGTCATCGGTATCAACCAGGCGGAGACACATCATGTCGTGCCGGTCGAGGAATGTCCCATCGCGTCGGACGGACTGATTTCGCGGCTGGACGCATTGCATATCATTGCGCGTGCAACAGGCCATGACATGTTCCGCATCACGGTGACGGAAACGCTGACCGGTCTTGATATTTCCATGGATGGATTACGTTCCGGCCTTGGCGAGCGTGAGCGGCGTGCCGTGACGGAGGCTGTCATGGGTCTTCGCGGCATTGCGCGCGTTTCGGCCAATGGCGAGATCGTGGTCGAGCCGCACAAGCCGCAGCTGGATTTCGACGGTGCCTGCGTCATCATTCCACCCGGTGCATTCACACAAGCCACGCGTGAAGCGGAAGAGGCCATGGCAAAGCTTGCCATCGAGCATATCGGCAAAGCCAAACGTGTGGCCGATCTCTTTGCCGGGATTGGTACCTTCGCGCTGAGAATTGGCCGCAAGGCAAGCGTTCACGCCGTCGAATCCGAAGAGCGGGCGGTCAAGGCGCTGGATCAGGCCGCGCGTATGACGCAAGGGCTGAAGCCCGTTACGGTGGAGAGACGCGATCTTTTCCGCCGCCCGATGACCCCGCAGGAACTCAAGGTCTATGACGCTGTAATTTTCGACCCACCCCGCGCCGGCGCCGAAGCACAAAGCGCGGAACTTGCCCGTTCACAGGTCAAGCGGATCGTTGCGGTCAGCTGCAATCCGCTTACGCTTGCACGCGATCTCGCCATTCTCGCGAAGGGCGGCTATCGCATCAAGTCAGTGATCCCGGTCGATCAATTTCTCTGGTCACCCCATGTGGAAGCTGTGGCGCTTCTGGAAAAGTAACATTCCGCAGAAGCGCCTTTGCAAGGATCGATCAGAACTCTTCCCAGTTCTCTCCGGACTTGACTGCGGCGTTACCATGGAAGGCATGGGCGATCTTCGCCGTCATTTTCTTGACGGGCGGTGGCGCGACCGGGCGCGAGATGGCTGCGGCCTGGGCAATGGATGGTCCCGTGCGACGGGCCATCGGCTCACCACCGATCTTGAACTGGCTGAGCAGTGCGAACAGTTGCTCGGCTTCCCGCGCCAGAGCGTGAGAGGCTGCTGACGTCTGTTCAACCATGGCGGCGTTCTGCTGCGTGCCCTGATCCATCGTGTTGACTGCGGTGTTGATTTCCTTCAACCCCGTCGCCTGCTCACGCGAGGCCTCGACGATCGCGCCGACATTTCCGTCGACCTGCACGACTTGGCTGACGATCTCCTGTAGTGCCTTGCCGGTGCTGCCAACCAGGTTCACGCCATTCTTGACGTAATCATTCGAGGTATTGATCAGCGCCTTGATTTCCTTGGCCGCCGTTGCGGAACGCTGGGCAAGTTCACGCACTTCCTGCGCCACGACCGCAAAGCCCTTGCCTGCTTCGCCTGCACGCGCGGCCTCGACACCTGCGTTCAACGCCAGCAGGTTGGTCTGGAAGGCGATCTCATCGATCACGCCGATGATATTGCCAATCTCGCCCGCGGACTGCTCGATCTTGCCCATGGCTTCAACCGCCTGGCTTACGACATGGCCTGAGTTTTCCGCATGTTCCTTGGTGCGGCGTACCAGTTGACCGGCGTCCTGGGCACGCTGGCTGCTATCGGCAACCGTTGTGGTAATTTCCTCCAGTGCTGCTGCCGTCTCCTCGACGGAGGCCGCCTGCTGCTCTGTCCGCTTGGACAGGTCGTTCGAGGCAGACTGGATTTCCTGCGAAGCAGCGCTGATGGCGCTGGCGTTCTGCGCAATCGTCTGGAGGGCTGCACGCAGTTTCGATGATGTTTCATTGAAATCGACGCGCAGGGTTTCCAGCGCCGGAACGAAAGGAACGGCCAGCGCCTGGGTCATGTCTCCCTCCGACATGGCTTTCAGCGCACCGGCGAGTTGCTGGACATTCGATACCCGCTCGCTGACATCCGTGCCGAAGGCCACGATCTTGAAGACATTGCCGCCGATATCGGTGATCGAACTGTAGGACGCCTGCATATGGACCCGTCTGCCGCCCTTGCCGACAAACAGGAACTCGTCGCAGACATGATGGCCACTGGCCAGTCTGCTCCAGAAGCCCCGGTATTCTTCGCTGCTGGAATGCTGGACGTCACAGAACATGGAGTGATGCTTGCCCTGAATTTCTGACAGCTGATATCCAAGCGCGTTCAGAAAATTCTCGTTGGCCGTCAGGACCTCGCCGGTTGGCGAAAACTCGATCACGGCCTGCGCCTGACCCAATGCCTGCAGCTTGCCCTTGTCTTCCGAACGCCGAAGGTTCTGCTCGGTGATATCGGTTGCGAACTTGACGATCTTGTAAGGCTTACCGCCACGCATCACTGGATTATAGGATGCTTCGATCCAGATCTCGCTTCCATCCTTCCGGACCCGCTTATACTGGCGGCGGTCGAACCGACCCTGGGCAAGCCCTTCCCAAAGCTCCTGGTAAGCTTTCGATGACGCGTCTTCCGGACGCAGGAAAATGCGGTGGTGCTTGCCGACGATCTCGGAGAGCTGGTAGCCGAGGGTGCGACAGAAATTCTCGTTTGCGCTGATGATGGTGCCATCCGGCTTGAACTCGATGATGGCCTGCGATCTGTTCATCGCCTCCAGCACTGCTTTTGCATCCGCGCTACCAATTCCAAACATCTTTTCCCCCGAAATTGCTCTTGGCCCGCTCCTTGCCCGTTGCTTGAACACAAGCGAAACACGGAGCCCGATGACGCAATTTGTCAGGCAAATAACTTTACGGTCGGTAAAGTTTTAATCGAAATATAAATTTCCGCTATATTTGGATATCTTCTGTTCTTTTACATTATATATTTCTGTTATTCAAATAAAATCCTCGGTTTCAGCTGATCACCTGCGCGACACCAATGAGGGAAGATCGCAAGAAATTTGCCGGGGTGGCCCATCGTGCAGACAGCATCAGTTGGCGAGCTGAAGCGTTCCATTGCCGGTGACGCCATCGCAGCGACACCGTCCGCCGACGCGACCTTCCGTGGCACGGCAAACATTGGGATATTGCTGGCTGGAGCTTTGCGGCTGCGGCACGACGCAGACGTAACGCTGCCTTGGTTTGTAGTCATTGCTGTTGTCCGTGCGCGTATTGACCCCGCCACCGCCGATCACCGTGCCGCCCTGCTGGGCGCCGGCAGTCATGGCACTGGCGAAGATGATGAGCGCTGCAGAAATCAAACGTTTCATGACAATCTCCCGAAAAGCTGTTTCCGACCCTGGAATCTCCGCCGTTAACCGGAGATGAACGTCTTGCCTGCGGATACGACAAGAGGCGCCGGAAGTTCCGGCGCCTCGTGAAGCGTTTCAAACGTTGTTAACAGCAAGTTATGCTGCGCGGCGCGAATGCCCGGTTGACGCTTGGCGATCATCGATCCGGAATTGCGCAATGAGGCTGTTCAAAGTCGCAGCCTCGCTGGCAAGGCCATGGCTTGCCGCCGTCTGCTCTTCGACCATGGCAGCATTCTGCTGGGTTCCCTGATCCATGGTGTTGACCGCCGTGTTGATCTCCTGAAGGCCAGTCGACTGTTCACGCGAGGCGGTCACAATAGCGTGGATATGCGTATTGATCTCCTGTACCTCCCGGACGATGACGGCGAGCGCCTCGCCCGTCTGGTTGACGAGATCGACACCGCCACGCACCTGATCGCCAGACGTGCTGATCAGTGCCTTGATTTCGCGCGCAGCCGTGGCGGAGCGCTGGGCCAGTTCGCGCACTTCCTGCGCCACAACGGCGAAGCCCTTGCCTGCCTCACCCGCACGCGCTGCCTCGACACCGGCATTCAAGGCCAGCAGGTTGGTCTGGAAGGCGATTTCATCGATAACGCCGATGATGCTGGAAATGGCTTCGGACGACTTCTCGATGCTCTGCATGGCCTCGACGGCACGCTGCACCACTTCGCCGGACTTTTCCGCACCGGAGCGAGCGCGTGTTACCAGATTGCCCACTTCTTCTGCCCGTCGCGCCGAGTCCTTCACAGTCGTGGTGATTTCTTCCAGCGCCGCTGCCGTTTCCTCGACCGAAGCCGCCTGCTGCTCGGTACGCCGCGCGAGGTTGTCCGCGGCGGAGCGGATTTCAGCTGCACCGTTATCAATGGCGCGCGCATTGCGGCCCACTGTTGCCATGGCATCATTCAGGCGTTCAACGGCTTCGTTGAAGTCATTGCGCAGCCGATCGAGATCGCCGGCGAAGGGCGTATTGATCCGACAGGTCAGATCACCATCGGCAAGCTGGCCGAGCGAGGTGGCAAGCGAGTTGACGACGAAGGCGATCTGTTCCGCCTCACGGGCCTTGGCAGCTTCACGCTGTAGTCGCTCTTCTTCGGTGAGCGAACGGTTCTCTTCCGCTTCCTTTTCGAGACGCGACTGCTCCATCATGCTGTTTTTGAACACCGCAACGGCTGCGGCCATCCGGCCGATTTCATCCTGACGCTCCGTGCCCGGGATCTCGACGGAAAGATTGCCCGCCGCAAGCTTGTCCATGCTGGCCGTCATGGCCGTGACGGGGCGCACGACAACGCGGGAAATGACGTAACCGAGCATGCCGGTCATCAGGAGAACTGCCAGCAGAGTGGCAACGGCACCGCCCAATCGCGCATTGACCAGAGATGCGAAGACGACATCCTTGTCGAACACGAAGCCCAGCTGCCATTTCACGTTGGGCAAACCCTGAACTGCGACAAAGCTGACCAGAACCGGCTTGCCGTTGAATTCTGCCTCGGCGAGCGCGGTTGTACGGTCCTTTACCGAAGGAAGAATGTCCGTCAGCGACTTGTTGATGAGATCGGCATTCGGATGCAGCAGGATCTTGCCGGCATCGTTCATCAGGAAAGCATGGCCCATGCCATTGAAGTCCAGCGACTTGATCTGGTTGACCAGCGTCTTCAGCGGGAAGTCACTGCCAGCGATGGCGATGATCTTGCCATCCTTGCGGATGGGCGCCGCAGACGTGATCGTCAATTCATTGTCGGAAGCCGACATGTAGGGTTCCGTCAGAATCGTCGCATTGGCAGCGAGAGCCGCCTTGTACCACGGGCGCTTGCGGGGATCGTAATCTGCAGGCACGGACTTCTGCGGCCAGTTGGTGAAGACACCCTGCTCATCACCGACATAGGAGCTGTTGAAGCCCTTCAGGGCTTCATTCTGCAGCATGGATCGGATCTGGTCCGGCGTCGAAAGCTTTTCCGCAGCAGACGCAATCATCTCCGTCAGGCGAATATTGGAGTTGAGCCAGTTGGTCATGCTCTCGCCTGCCAGCTTTCCGGCCACATCCACCTTCTGCTGAATGGCATCGTGCAACAGGTTCGACTGAACGCGATCGCCGTAATAGGCGAAACTGCCCAGAGCAACCACAACAACCGAGGTAGCGGCAACAAGTATACGCGTCATGAGTTTGGTATTTTTGAGCATCCCGATGCCTTCTTCTGTTTTTTTGCACGGCTTGTGTCCGCGTTCCTCGACCCAAAGGAACGCGCCTGGCTTGCCAACTATAAAATGTATCGTTCAGCGCATGAGACCCGATATCATGTCAGGCCGCGAACCGAGACGTGCTCTCGACTGTAATTATTAGGCAAAAGCTTTAAGAATATTTTAAGCCAGCAGACTTCCAGCGGTACCACTCGGGAGAGTATCGCCGGAATTCCACTTCATAAATACGACAATTATCAAGACTGAAAAGAAGCTTATCCTGTTATACTTGTATTACAATTGGACAGGCTGAGCTTGCCCAATCTGTACAGGTCAACGCTTCATGAAGGCTTCGAAGGCTGCCCGTGCTTCCTGACTCCGCAGCTGCGCCTCGAAATGCACCATTTCCGCGTCGATGCGCGTCAGCACTTCCTCCGCATCGCCTCGGACGAGGTTGCGAGCAATCCGGACGGCATTGACTGGCTTTGCCGCGATTGAGGCCGCCAGCGCAAGCGTTTCTGCCTCCAGTTGCTGCGGCTCCACGACGTCCCAGATCAGGCCTGCCGCCTGAGCCTGTTCGGCCGAGAACGGTTTGCCGACGGCCAGCATAGCGAATGCGCGCTGATGACCCATGATGCGGGGAACCAGCAGGCTGGATGCTGCTTCCGGCACCAGGGCAAGGTCCGTGAAAGGCGTGCGGAACTGGCTGCGCGTGGAGGCGACGGTCAGGTCGCAATGCAGGTGCAGCGTGGTGCCGATGCCGATGGCAAGACCATCCACGCCCGAGACCAGTGGCTTGCCGAAGCTTGCCAGAACTTTAAGAAAATCGACGGCAGCCGGAGGCTCCTTCGTTCCCGACATGGCGTAGGTGAGGAAATCACCCATGTCGTTACCGGCGGAAAAGCATCCCTCGGAGCCCAGGAAGACCACGGCACGGATGGATGAATCATGGCCCGCCTCATGGAGAGCCATGACCATCTTGCGATACATGTCCGACGTGATGGCGTTCTTCTTCTCGGGCCGGTTCAAACGTATGACGAAAACACCGGGAAAGGCTTCCGGCCGCTCGATCAGAATATGGTCGGTCATGATTGGTCCTCTTCCTCGGACGGATTAAGCAAGCACGGCGCGGGCTGCCTGAAGGCTGGCTGCGCCATTGATGACGCGATCCTTCAGTGCGGCGGTTTCCGCAATCAGGTTTTCTGCCGTGAACCTGCAAAGCGAAAGACGCTGGTCGCGACCGTGATCCTCTTCCGCAAGAGCGCCCTTGGCGAGATAGACGCCTGTCAACGCAAGCCCGAAGAGACGCTGATAGGGCGTGGCTCCTGCAAGCGCCGAGGCCGAATCTCCCGCGGCGAGCCTTGCCAGCAGCCACTCCGTGGTCTCCTCGAGATCTGCGAGGCTGGACGAAAGACGGGCCGCCGTTTCGCCGAAAGCTTCGAGATTGGAGGCGCGCACCTGCTCTGCGATCTCCTTCAGTTCGCCAATGAAGCCGCGCACGTGGTCGCCATTGGACAGCGGCAGCTTGCGGGTTACCAGATCGGCGGCCTGGATGCCGTTCGTTCCCTCATAGATCGGCGCGATGCGGCTGTCGCGCCACAGGCGGGCGGCACCGGTTTCCTCGATGAAGCCCATGCCACCATGCACCTGAATGCCGAGTGACGCTACATCGACGCCCGCATCTGTCGCGAAGCTTTTTGCAATTGGCGTCAGAAGAGCCGCCCGTTCGGCCCAATGACGCGCCTCGTCTGCGTCGCCATGATGGCTGAGGTCTGTTGCATGGGCGCAGGAATAGCAGATGGCACGAGAGCCTTGGGTCAGGGCCTTCATCGTCACCAGCATGCGCGCCACGTCAGGATGCTCGATGATCGGGCTCATGCCCGAACCTGACCAGCCAGGCGCCTTGCCCTGCGTTCGGTCCTTTGCATATTGGACCGCCTTCTGGGTGGCCGCTTCGCAGATCGCGACCCCCTGCATTCCCACCGCCAGACGCGCATTGTTCATCATGGTGAACATGCAGGCGAGACCCTTGTTCTCCTCACCGATCAGGTAACCGATCGCACCCGGTTCATCCCCGAACTTTCCGTCACCATAGATCATGGTGCAGGTTGGCGAACCATGGATGCCGAGCTTGTGCTCCAGAGAATGGCAGTGCAGATCATTGCGTGCGCCGAGCGAGCCATCCGCATTGAGCAGGAACTTTGGCACAAGAAAAAGCGAGATGCCGCGCGTGCCGGCCGGCGCATCCGGCAGACGGGCGAGGACCAGGTGGATGATGTTCTCGGTCACATCATGCTCGCCCCAGGTGATATAGATCTTCTGGCCGAAAATCCGGTAGGTGCCATCGTCCCGGCGCTCGGCCCGACTTTTCATGACGCCGAGATCGGAACCGGCATGCGGCTCCGTCAGGTTCATCGTGGCCATCCATTCACCGGACACCATTTTCGGAAGATACTGTGCCTTGAGGGCGTCCGATCCATGCGCAACCAGCGCATCAACGGCCCCCATGGTTAGCGTCGGCCCGAGCGTGAAGCCCATGGAGCCGCCGTTCCACATTTCCAGCGCCGCGACATTGAGCATATGGGGCAGGCCCTGGCCGCCAAAATCCGGATCCGAAGTCAGGGAGTTCCAGCCACCGGCCGCCCAATCCTGGTACAGCTTGTCCCAGCCCGTAGGCACGATAACCTTGCCATCCACGAGGCGAGCACCTTCCTTGTCGCCCACCGGACCAAGAGGCGCCATTTCGTCGGACGCGAAGCGGCCCGCTTCCAGCAGAATGGCATCGACCAGATCATCGCTGAGATCGCCCAGCCGACCTTCAGCGATTGCGCCTTTCAGACCTGCAACATGGTTGAGTGTGAAGGCAATATCTTCGACCGGGGCCTTGTACATGGCGCGTCTCCTCGCAACAATCCTCATGCCACCGCGCTGGGCGCGGCGTCTCCTTCCTGCTTTTTACGTAAACGTAAGACGATTTGTCAATCTCCCGTTCGCTCTGACCCTCTTGATCGCGCTGGAGAGCGCTGTCACAAAACTGTTGCGATAGTTGATTACGGCGAATGGGGACGGCCTTCTCCATTGAGTTCGCTACCATTTTCAACGCGCGATCCACGAGGTTCCGGGTGACGATCAATCTCTCAGGACCCACCATCCCCGGCATCGTGTGGGCCTATCGTTGCCACGGGGAAGAGCGATCGTGCACTCGGCTGCCGCCCGATGCCACGCACGACCAGATCATGCTGCCGTTCGACGGTTTCGTTTGGCTGCATTTGAGCCTTGCAGATCAGCGCGTTCCAGCATTTCTCGAGAGCCTTGGCACTGTTCCGGCGGATGTCGTTGCAGCTTTGACCACGCACGAAACGCATGCCTCCATCACGCTGGACGAGCAGAAGATCTACGGAACGCTGGTGGATTTTCAGCGCGAGTTCGACAGCGAGACGCGGGATATCGGCTGGCTGCATTACGCTGTCGTCGACCGCATGATCATCACGACGCGGCTGCAACCGCTGCGCTCCATCGACCGCGTACGGGCAAGCCTTGAGAAGAACCCGGGACGTTGCCGTCAGCCCATCGACATCTTCGAACTGATTGTCATCGAATTCCAACGCACGCTGATTTCGCTCGTCATGGAACTGACGGAAGAACTGAACCAGATCGAGGATATCGTCTATGATGTGGATGCGCGGGACGAGCGCCGCAGACTGGCGCCGGTTCGCCGGACCATCGTGCGCCTGCATCGACATCTTCGCACCATTCTCACCCTGATGCGCCGCGCCAGCGCTTCGGACGACGACGAGATGCCGCCCGGCTTTGACGATACGGCCAGCCGTTTGATGGCGCGACTGGAATCGGTGGATTACGATGTCTATGCGCTGCAGGAGCGCGCGCGCTTGCTGCACGAGGAAATCGACTCGAAGCTCTCCTCCGAAACGAACCGGCACCTTTACATCCTGTCGCTGATGACAGCCTTCCTGCTGCCACCCTCGCTTGTCACCGGCTTTTTCGGGATGAATACCTCAGACCTGCCGTTTGCCCATGGCGTTGGTGGCACCACGCTGGCCTTCGGCTTCATTGTGCTTTCCGTGCTTTGCGCCTGGTGGATACTGCGGCGAGCAAGGATATTGTGAAGCAGAAAAGCCGCCCCGAAGGACGGCTTTATAATCTTCGCAATTCAATCGCTCAATAGAACGGCGAATAGCACTGCTGACGCGGCCCGTGATTGGGCTGGAAGGTGTTGCTGTAGCTATCATACGACCGGTAACGCGCCGCGCAATATTCGTAGTGGCGTGGATTAATGCCGGAGCGCGCCGGGGCGACATAGCGTGGAGCCGGAGCCACATAGCGCGGCTGGGCTGCAACCGCGCCACCGATCAGGGCACCTGCTGCAAAGGCTGCGAGCGGGAACCAGTAGCCGTTGTGATAGCGATAGCCATCCCGGCGCTCGCGATGGCCGCGATAGCCGCCGTAATATCCGTCACGATGGCCGCCATAGTAATCGCGTTCGCGCCAGTATTGCACGGTCTGCACATCGCTTTTCACTTCCGGACGTGCGGTCAGGGGCATCGCTTCGGCGGGCAGGAATGAGGTCGCCAGAACCGCAGCAGACACTCCGAGAAGTGCGATTTTCTTCATCAAACTTGTCATATCCAGTCTCCAACCCGAAACGATCATCTGGAAGGTGTTGAACCCTTCACGATCGAGCTTGTCCGGGTTCAACTTGAGTGTAATCCGAATAGAGAAAGCTTACAAACCGGAAGCTGAACCGCTCATTAACAATTTCTTCAGATTTCCAGCAAAAGGCCCGGACTGTCGGACAGTCCGGGCCTTGTTGAATTGCTGCCGTTAAAGCGCGTCGCGATCTTTCAGCTTCGCTCCTGACGCTTTAACTCTTTGTTTTATCGCATGTCGTTATCGCAAAACCGCTGCACACTTTTGCGCGACATGCTTTAGAAATCAATAAGGCGAGTTGCAGTAGCGGCGCTCGCCCGCGCTATTGGCGACATAAGTATTGTCGTAGGCGCGGTAGGTCTTGTAGCGCTGCTGGCACCAGGCGTAGTGGCGGGAACTCAATGCGCCAGCCGGGGCCACCGCGCGGGGTGCCGTGGTCGCACCGCCGATAATCGCACCGGCTGCAAAAGCTGCCAGCGGGAACCAGTAGCCATTATGGTAGCGATAGCCCGAGCGGCGTTCACGGTAACCGCGATAACCATTATAGTAACCGCCGCGATATTCGTGGCGACGGTCCCAGCGTCGGTCATGACGGCGATCCCATCGGCGGTCAAACTGGACATTGACGACCGGTGCTTCCGCCGATTGCTTTTGCTGTACCGGCGCGAACGGCATGGCCTGAGCCGGGGCAAGGCCGGTGACCGTTACAACGAGCGCCGTTGCCATGACCGCCAGCTTCCTGGTGAAAATACCCATTTTCGGTTTCCTCTGCTTTTTGGTTTGCCGTCCAACGCAGTCGTGGAAGACAGGTTCCGCCAGCAGAGGCACGAAAGCGTGATCAGGCTTCCACTTCGACATCCGTTTTCGGACGCGAGCAGCAGGCGAGAATATAGCCCTCCTCGATCTCCTCATCGAGGATACCGCCGTTGTGCGCCATGTCGACCTCGCCAGAGAGAAGCATGACGCGGCAGGTGCCGCACAGACCGGATTCGCAGGCAGCCCCGATCCGCACACCACTGGCGCGGGCCGTTTGCAAGACCGTGAAGCCCGGTTCGCATTTGCCGTCCTTGCCGGACATCGAGAAGGAAACCTTGTGGGCCTTCACCTCTCCGTCAGCGTTTGCGACGACCACGGGCAGTTCCGCCGCAACAGGCTGGAAGGCTTCCTCGTGGTAACGGCTCATATCAAAGCCTGCGCTCTTCAGGCTTTCCCGTACCGTTGCCATGAACGGCTCCGGCCCGCAGCAGAATACTGTGCGCTCGAGGAAATCGGGTGCCAGCAGCGAAAGCTTTGCCTTGTCGACGAAGCCCTTGAGGCCTGCCCAGAGCTGCGACCGACCGACCTGCTCCACGATGAAACCAAGCTGGAAGTGCGGCAGGTGGCGCGCGAGATACTCCAGTTCCCAGCGGCAGATGATATCATCCGGCGAGCGGGCGCAGTGGATGAAACTGACATCGGTATCCGGCGTACGATCGGCCATGTCGCGCGTCATCGACATCATGGGCGTGATGCCGGATCCGGCGGAGATGAACAGGTACTTGTCGCCCGGATGCCTGACGTAGGAGAAATCCCCCAATGGCCCGATGGCACGCAGCTTCATGCCGGGCTTCAGATTGTCGAACATCCAGCGCGTGCCGATGGAGTTCTTCTGCGCCTTCACCGTGACCGAGACCGTATAGGGTCGCGAGGGGCTGGAAGAGAGCGTATACGTGCGCAGAACCGGTTCCGGCCCCACCGGAAGTTCCAGCGTGACGAACTGGCCGGGCAGATAACGGAACCAGTGGCCGGGATTTTCCGGCTTGAAGGTAAACGTCATCACGTCTGGCGCTTCCGGCGTCCAGGCGACGAGTTCCAGAAGATGCGTCCGGTCGGACCAGGGCCGCATCTCATCGACATGCTTGTACGGATGAACTGGCGTCATGATGCTCAGGCCACGGCGGAAAGCTTGGCGCGGTCGCCCTGCAGGCGTTCCGTCATGAAGTTCGTGTACCACTCGACGAACTGCATGACACCACCTTCGTGATCCGGCGAATAAGGACCCGGCTCATAGGCTGGCGAACGGATGCCGAAGGCGTTTTCTTCAACGATCGAGCGATCCTGATCATTGGTCATCTGCCAGACATGGGTCAGTTCATGCAGGTCGTAATCCACGCCTTCCACGGCATCCTTGTGCACCAGCCATTTGGTGGTGACCTGCGTTTCTTCTGCAGACAGGGGAAGCACACGGAACGATATCGCGTGGTCTCCCAGCATGTGGTTCCAGGTCGTCGGATAGTGGAACAGCAGCATGGTGCCGATATGCGAGATCGTCACGTCATCGGACAGAGGACGCTTTACGGCCCGCTTTCCGCTCATGGTGTAGCTTTCGGCATCCTCGATCAGCGGCATGCGCGCCACGCGGAACTGGCCGCTCTGATGCATGTTGAAGGCGCTAGGCAGGCCTGCCTGCTCGCAA
The window above is part of the Rhizobium rhizoryzae genome. Proteins encoded here:
- a CDS encoding TlyA family RNA methyltransferase, encoding MTAKTSQKAGERLDQLLVSRGLFESRSRARDAIARGTVQVNGLTVTKPGQVVSTDAALVVDDPAQAYVSRAALKLIAALDHFGIDPAGMRCLDIGASTGGFTEVLLERGASHVVAVDVGHDQMNERIASDERVTNLEGLNARNLTRDDIGDDDIHLVVSDVSFISLKLALPPALELAESGALCVLLVKPQFEAGRENIGKGGLLRDPSSAPAIAENLKAWLEQDMGWKALGLIPSPIAGGDGNHEYLLAGKKPAAPSETTAS
- a CDS encoding class I SAM-dependent RNA methyltransferase, which translates into the protein MSTESYTITSLTSKGMGLAHAADGPVYVPFALPGETVAVARVGNEGTVISYGPPSPDRIQPACRHFGPEGKGGTCGGCSLQHQAKPAYNAYKRDLLINALKSKGIDAPVGDLIEAQPHQRRRLVFTVRRPEKALVIGINQAETHHVVPVEECPIASDGLISRLDALHIIARATGHDMFRITVTETLTGLDISMDGLRSGLGERERRAVTEAVMGLRGIARVSANGEIVVEPHKPQLDFDGACVIIPPGAFTQATREAEEAMAKLAIEHIGKAKRVADLFAGIGTFALRIGRKASVHAVESEERAVKALDQAARMTQGLKPVTVERRDLFRRPMTPQELKVYDAVIFDPPRAGAEAQSAELARSQVKRIVAVSCNPLTLARDLAILAKGGYRIKSVIPVDQFLWSPHVEAVALLEK
- a CDS encoding methyl-accepting chemotaxis protein, which encodes MFGIGSADAKAVLEAMNRSQAIIEFKPDGTIISANENFCRTLGYQLSEIVGKHHRIFLRPEDASSKAYQELWEGLAQGRFDRRQYKRVRKDGSEIWIEASYNPVMRGGKPYKIVKFATDITEQNLRRSEDKGKLQALGQAQAVIEFSPTGEVLTANENFLNALGYQLSEIQGKHHSMFCDVQHSSSEEYRGFWSRLASGHHVCDEFLFVGKGGRRVHMQASYSSITDIGGNVFKIVAFGTDVSERVSNVQQLAGALKAMSEGDMTQALAVPFVPALETLRVDFNETSSKLRAALQTIAQNASAISAASQEIQSASNDLSKRTEQQAASVEETAAALEEITTTVADSSQRAQDAGQLVRRTKEHAENSGHVVSQAVEAMGKIEQSAGEIGNIIGVIDEIAFQTNLLALNAGVEAARAGEAGKGFAVVAQEVRELAQRSATAAKEIKALINTSNDYVKNGVNLVGSTGKALQEIVSQVVQVDGNVGAIVEASREQATGLKEINTAVNTMDQGTQQNAAMVEQTSAASHALAREAEQLFALLSQFKIGGEPMARRTGPSIAQAAAISRPVAPPPVKKMTAKIAHAFHGNAAVKSGENWEEF
- a CDS encoding methyl-accepting chemotaxis protein; this translates as MLKNTKLMTRILVAATSVVVVALGSFAYYGDRVQSNLLHDAIQQKVDVAGKLAGESMTNWLNSNIRLTEMIASAAEKLSTPDQIRSMLQNEALKGFNSSYVGDEQGVFTNWPQKSVPADYDPRKRPWYKAALAANATILTEPYMSASDNELTITSAAPIRKDGKIIAIAGSDFPLKTLVNQIKSLDFNGMGHAFLMNDAGKILLHPNADLINKSLTDILPSVKDRTTALAEAEFNGKPVLVSFVAVQGLPNVKWQLGFVFDKDVVFASLVNARLGGAVATLLAVLLMTGMLGYVISRVVVRPVTAMTASMDKLAAGNLSVEIPGTERQDEIGRMAAAVAVFKNSMMEQSRLEKEAEENRSLTEEERLQREAAKAREAEQIAFVVNSLATSLGQLADGDLTCRINTPFAGDLDRLRNDFNEAVERLNDAMATVGRNARAIDNGAAEIRSAADNLARRTEQQAASVEETAAALEEITTTVKDSARRAEEVGNLVTRARSGAEKSGEVVQRAVEAMQSIEKSSEAISSIIGVIDEIAFQTNLLALNAGVEAARAGEAGKGFAVVAQEVRELAQRSATAAREIKALISTSGDQVRGGVDLVNQTGEALAVIVREVQEINTHIHAIVTASREQSTGLQEINTAVNTMDQGTQQNAAMVEEQTAASHGLASEAATLNSLIAQFRIDDRQASTGHSRRAA
- a CDS encoding crotonase/enoyl-CoA hydratase family protein, yielding MTDHILIERPEAFPGVFVIRLNRPEKKNAITSDMYRKMVMALHEAGHDSSIRAVVFLGSEGCFSAGNDMGDFLTYAMSGTKEPPAAVDFLKVLASFGKPLVSGVDGLAIGIGTTLHLHCDLTVASTRSQFRTPFTDLALVPEAASSLLVPRIMGHQRAFAMLAVGKPFSAEQAQAAGLIWDVVEPQQLEAETLALAASIAAKPVNAVRIARNLVRGDAEEVLTRIDAEMVHFEAQLRSQEARAAFEAFMKR